From the Pseudomonas baltica genome, one window contains:
- a CDS encoding DotA/TraY family protein: MPFSPCDTTDGASSCSDASVGVLRAVFGPVIDALSQGNDPETVTATSNVLASMFVQYNSGLLILASLFVSYIAIIGVANTANEGEAMGKAWSSLWTPLRIVFGGGALLPASSGYSIIQIIVLTIGLWGIGFANGVFKAGVENGIVNGSLSSVSSQLGFGSGAKPNPNYPLYDIRQFGQAYLASSWCARSLNAIYGSLDQHTAVQALSTPDSKVDDGIGRQTATYLIKDRNTATNLGGGTPICGSIKVYSFSVPAELITTSTSTGSIFDPATITSNKAAMQAVRLATLNAKIIAMNKVMADIDAWVRTWPTDINKNGWDTVKSDRFNLIINQAQNTLTQNLTSQMANDTTLQKIMAKYVDDVTEDGWAMAGGFYQRLSGIRQEMGAMFAEPVAVATQPNLNMLPKDAAARLALNSYQTVYQAIISKSLDGSSYKQPVTPNAADIKAALAPASLDDLNVDTLGSRGDSIMSNFIGWGMERVTATLIGTDGDVDAISRIKTTGDVLALMQASAITTNRVVHTALSGAKAVAAGVGSVSFFGTSVDATPLADTLLEWVIYNFLKPLVEVASWVGVLAFYFGVFLPSLPYTIFIIAVVGWVLGVLQSVVAAPLWALTHMTPERSFVGSQTQGYLMLLSLFARPVLIVFGLFAAMAIANPILLYISKAFWAMHAANVTTAESLGWFVEFFQWRNWLIMYGLLLLPVIYMIFGLSQTLPDVVLKWIGIGIDSMGSTQATSEMRSNTEKFGPSSLGSGSVGTKPIPGGGTSGLRDDSGNNDGGDRGGRKDGGAPLNIGPQGVAPNMADESLGGASSSESSTRPGGRVGESLMLGPRGGVLPETSANPAESDGKDSSSEVKKTNSQDRNANDDKPIIS; this comes from the coding sequence ATGCCCTTTTCACCGTGTGACACAACGGACGGCGCAAGCAGTTGCTCAGATGCAAGTGTGGGAGTACTTAGAGCAGTCTTTGGGCCGGTCATTGACGCTTTGTCACAAGGCAACGACCCTGAAACTGTTACTGCCACCTCTAACGTGCTGGCCTCAATGTTCGTACAGTACAACTCTGGTCTGCTGATACTGGCGTCCTTATTCGTTTCGTATATCGCCATTATCGGCGTCGCTAACACGGCTAATGAGGGCGAAGCGATGGGCAAGGCATGGAGTTCGCTTTGGACTCCGCTGCGCATCGTGTTCGGTGGTGGAGCCTTACTGCCCGCTTCAAGCGGCTATTCGATTATCCAGATCATCGTACTGACAATTGGACTTTGGGGCATTGGTTTTGCCAACGGCGTATTCAAAGCCGGTGTTGAAAACGGGATTGTTAACGGATCGCTCAGTAGCGTTAGTAGCCAGCTTGGATTTGGTAGTGGCGCGAAGCCCAACCCCAACTATCCGTTGTACGACATTCGCCAGTTTGGCCAAGCCTATTTGGCGTCGAGCTGGTGCGCCAGATCCCTCAATGCAATTTACGGCTCGCTTGACCAGCATACCGCTGTACAAGCGCTTTCAACGCCTGACTCCAAGGTAGATGACGGCATTGGACGACAGACTGCGACGTATCTCATCAAAGATCGCAATACGGCCACCAACCTTGGCGGTGGAACGCCAATTTGTGGATCGATCAAGGTCTATAGCTTTAGTGTTCCTGCGGAGCTGATAACGACCTCTACCTCTACGGGTTCAATTTTTGATCCTGCTACGATTACTAGCAATAAGGCCGCGATGCAGGCGGTACGGCTTGCCACGCTTAACGCCAAAATCATTGCCATGAACAAGGTGATGGCTGATATCGATGCATGGGTGAGAACTTGGCCCACGGATATAAACAAGAACGGATGGGATACCGTTAAGAGTGATCGCTTTAACCTCATTATCAATCAAGCCCAAAATACGCTCACTCAAAATCTAACGTCCCAAATGGCGAACGATACGACACTACAAAAGATAATGGCTAAGTACGTCGATGATGTAACAGAAGACGGTTGGGCAATGGCGGGGGGATTTTATCAGCGTCTCTCCGGCATTAGGCAGGAGATGGGGGCTATGTTTGCAGAGCCTGTTGCAGTTGCAACGCAGCCAAACCTCAATATGCTGCCTAAAGACGCGGCGGCACGGTTGGCATTAAACAGTTACCAAACGGTCTATCAAGCAATTATTAGCAAATCGCTTGATGGCTCAAGCTACAAACAACCCGTAACGCCTAATGCAGCAGATATTAAAGCTGCTTTAGCTCCGGCATCGCTGGATGATTTGAATGTCGACACCTTGGGTAGCCGTGGCGACAGCATTATGAGTAACTTCATCGGCTGGGGCATGGAACGCGTTACAGCCACGCTGATTGGCACGGATGGTGATGTTGACGCAATTTCTCGCATCAAGACTACTGGTGATGTACTGGCACTTATGCAGGCATCCGCTATTACAACCAATCGTGTCGTGCATACTGCGTTATCAGGTGCCAAGGCCGTAGCAGCTGGGGTTGGATCAGTATCTTTTTTCGGAACTAGTGTTGACGCTACCCCGCTAGCTGACACGTTGCTTGAATGGGTAATCTACAATTTCTTAAAACCACTGGTAGAAGTCGCTAGCTGGGTAGGAGTATTAGCATTTTACTTTGGTGTTTTTCTGCCGTCACTGCCCTATACCATTTTCATTATTGCCGTGGTCGGCTGGGTGCTTGGTGTTCTGCAATCAGTTGTGGCTGCGCCACTATGGGCATTGACGCACATGACGCCAGAACGTTCGTTTGTTGGATCGCAGACCCAAGGTTATTTAATGTTGTTGTCCCTGTTTGCTCGACCTGTGCTGATTGTTTTTGGTTTGTTTGCAGCGATGGCAATAGCAAATCCAATTCTACTGTACATCAGTAAAGCATTTTGGGCGATGCACGCAGCCAACGTGACCACTGCGGAGTCTTTAGGCTGGTTTGTTGAGTTCTTCCAGTGGCGCAACTGGTTAATCATGTATGGTCTGCTATTGCTGCCTGTCATCTACATGATCTTTGGACTATCGCAGACTTTGCCGGATGTGGTCTTGAAATGGATCGGCATCGGCATCGACTCTATGGGGTCGACGCAAGCTACTAGCGAGATGCGAAGCAACACAGAAAAATTTGGGCCAAGCAGCTTGGGCAGCGGTAGTGTCGGAACAAAGCCAATCCCCGGAGGAGGAACATCTGGCCTTCGAGATGACAGCGGCAATAACGATGGTGGTGACCGGGGTGGCCGAAAAGACGGTGGGGCTCCACTTAACATAGGCCCACAAGGCGTTGCTCCTAATATGGCTGATGAATCATTAGGTGGTGCGTCCTCTTCTGAATCCTCGACCCGGCCCGGTGGCCGAGTCGGTGAAAGTCTGATGCTGGGCCCACGAGGTGGTGTTTTGCCTGAGACTTCAGCTAATCCTGCGGAGTCAGATGGAAAAGATTCTTCGTCCGAAGTCAAAAAAACCAATAGTCAGGACCGTAACGCAAACGACGACAAGCCCATAATTTCATAA